The following proteins are encoded in a genomic region of Triticum dicoccoides isolate Atlit2015 ecotype Zavitan chromosome 1B, WEW_v2.0, whole genome shotgun sequence:
- the LOC119349875 gene encoding uncharacterized protein LOC119349875 isoform X2, producing MDDVYGRIEVFPQHFTPKKEPMDAADGLSTSKSNMDPSPSPRRRTWTPKRVKGASSLLQLLSIPRIRWSSSNEDDDKIELTRAEVESLRSEIADADERESQLKARLENIDEVLRYARLSGYLHIRSRWTQLPGEPPIIDDADVDDWLPRFVVLQGQCLYYYLKSTDLSPQESTLLRDVVEVGQLPNFVPEDGKTRYAFFILTRQGLRFECSSSCEIQVDSWVRAVKSDCKLAEAGGEAKSKTSGGW from the exons ATGGATGATGTTTACGGAAGAATAGAGGTCTTCCCGCAGCACTTCACGCCCAAGAAAGAGCCCATGGACGCTGCCGATGGTCTGTCCACAAGTAAGAGCAACATGGATCCCTCACCAAG TCCGCGTAGGCGTACTTGGACCCCGAAACGAGTCAAGGGAGCTTCGTCGCTTCTGCAACTCTTGTCTATCCCTCGCATTAGGTGGTCTTCCAGCAACGAGGATGACGACAAG ATCGAGTTGACCAGAGCTGAAGTAGAATCATTACGAAGCGAAATCGCCGATGCCGATGAAAGGGAGTCCCAGCTAAAAGCCCG GTTAGAAAATATTGATGAAGTCTTGAGATACGCACGCCTTTCCGGGTACCTCCATATCAGAAGT AGATGGACTCAGCTTCCTGGGGAGCCACCTATCATAGACGACGCCGATGTCGATGACTGGCTTCCTCGCTTTGTTGTCCTACAAGGACAGTGTTTATACTACTATCTGAAGTCTACAG ACCTGAGCCCACAGGAATCGACGCTGCTGCGCGACGTGGTGGAGGTAGGGCAGCTCCCCAACTTTGTGCCGGAGGACGGGAAGACGAGATACGCCTTCTTCATACTGACCCGGCAGGGCCTGAGGTTCGAGTGCTCGAGCAGCTGCGAGATACAG GTGGATTCGTGGGTAAGGGCCGTAAAAAGCGACTGCAAACTGGCAGAAGCAGGCGGCGAGGCGAAGAGCAAGACGAGCGGGGGATGGTGA
- the LOC119349875 gene encoding uncharacterized protein LOC119349875 isoform X1 yields the protein MDDVYGRIEVFPQHFTPKKEPMDAADGLSTSKSNMDPSPSPRRRTWTPKRVKGASSLLQLLSIPRIRWSSSNEDDDKVIELTRAEVESLRSEIADADERESQLKARLENIDEVLRYARLSGYLHIRSRWTQLPGEPPIIDDADVDDWLPRFVVLQGQCLYYYLKSTDLSPQESTLLRDVVEVGQLPNFVPEDGKTRYAFFILTRQGLRFECSSSCEIQVDSWVRAVKSDCKLAEAGGEAKSKTSGGW from the exons ATGGATGATGTTTACGGAAGAATAGAGGTCTTCCCGCAGCACTTCACGCCCAAGAAAGAGCCCATGGACGCTGCCGATGGTCTGTCCACAAGTAAGAGCAACATGGATCCCTCACCAAG TCCGCGTAGGCGTACTTGGACCCCGAAACGAGTCAAGGGAGCTTCGTCGCTTCTGCAACTCTTGTCTATCCCTCGCATTAGGTGGTCTTCCAGCAACGAGGATGACGACAAGGTT ATCGAGTTGACCAGAGCTGAAGTAGAATCATTACGAAGCGAAATCGCCGATGCCGATGAAAGGGAGTCCCAGCTAAAAGCCCG GTTAGAAAATATTGATGAAGTCTTGAGATACGCACGCCTTTCCGGGTACCTCCATATCAGAAGT AGATGGACTCAGCTTCCTGGGGAGCCACCTATCATAGACGACGCCGATGTCGATGACTGGCTTCCTCGCTTTGTTGTCCTACAAGGACAGTGTTTATACTACTATCTGAAGTCTACAG ACCTGAGCCCACAGGAATCGACGCTGCTGCGCGACGTGGTGGAGGTAGGGCAGCTCCCCAACTTTGTGCCGGAGGACGGGAAGACGAGATACGCCTTCTTCATACTGACCCGGCAGGGCCTGAGGTTCGAGTGCTCGAGCAGCTGCGAGATACAG GTGGATTCGTGGGTAAGGGCCGTAAAAAGCGACTGCAAACTGGCAGAAGCAGGCGGCGAGGCGAAGAGCAAGACGAGCGGGGGATGGTGA
- the LOC119314310 gene encoding GATA transcription factor 20-like produces MFADAGFSFSAYSSVLSGYSYSYSPVFSHPHPDYSSFFSPSSSAALAQPPLPPLPLLHQQHQVTVVAAPKDVAAATMYHHLGDMGQPSLIAEYDLGAEGDLFKAPEPIIEEPLLTLDPVAAAISMMSGSDNAMNDTIKASDMSLSEALYKCEKELMEDSAIDETISELLDAKIPMLQVEDVPGKLRASSSTAAAAAGECSLQKSVSSGCLNSADWINGSAVQPNLFNFQGLDFEAAFGLRRVYSDGDIQILGANTPPIGIAANVCASGERLVTISDLKSEERKQKLNRYREKKIQRNFGRKIKYACRKALADNQPRVRGRFVKMDVGDMLKPRK; encoded by the exons ATGTTCGCCGATGCGGGCTTTAGCTTCTCCGCCTACTCTTCTGTGTTGTCGGgctactcctactcctactcccCTGTCTTCTCCCATCCCCACCCAGACTACTCCTCCTTCTTCTCTCCCTCATCCTCTGCTGCACTGGCACAACCGCCGCTGCCACCCCTGCCTCTCCTGCACCAACAACATCAAGTCACTGTTGTTGCCGCACCCAAagacgtcgccgccgccaccatgtACCACCACCTT GGAGACATGGGGCAGCCATCCCTGATAGCAGAGTATGACCTGGGAGCAGAAGGCGACCTGTTCAAGGCTCCGGAGCCCATAATCGAGGAGCCGCTGCTCACCCtcgaccccgtcgccgccgccatctccaTGATGTCCGGCAGCGACAACGCCATGAACGACACCATCAAGGCCTCGGACATGAGCCTGAGCGAGGCGTTGTACAAGTGCGAGAAGGAGCTCATGGAGGACTCGGCGATCGATGAGACGATATCCGAGCTGCTGGACGCCAAGATCCCCATGCTGCAGGTCGAGGACGTGCCCGGGAAGCTCAGGGCATCGTCGTccacagccgctgccgccgccggcgaGTGCTCGCTCCAGAAGAGCGTCAGCTCCGGGTGCCTCAACTCGGCCGACTGGATCAACGGTTCGGCGGTGCAGCCCAACTTGTTCAACTTCCAAGGGCTCGACTTCGAGGCCGCATTCGGGCTCCGGCGAGTCTACAGCGACGGTGACATTCAG ATCCTTGgtgccaacacccctccaattgggATCGCGGCAAATGTGTGCGCATCTGGTGAGAGGCTTGTGACCATCAGTGACCTGAAAAGTGAGGAAAGGAAACAAAAGCTCAACAGATACAGGGAGAAGAAGATCCAGAGGAACTTTGGCAGAAAGATCAAG TATGCTTGCAGGAAGGCTCTGGCAGACAACCAGCCGAGGGTGCGAGGGAGGTTCGTCAAGATGGACGTCGGCGACATGCTCAAGCCGAGGAAGTAG